In Gammaproteobacteria bacterium (ex Lamellibrachia satsuma), a single genomic region encodes these proteins:
- a CDS encoding EAL domain-containing protein has protein sequence MDGQGQDLGYSANRQNHSLLADDQILPALLLHEVLEASDIGMFVLDADRKIVAWNRWLEVVSGVSFAAAAGKKMDRLFPELSGSRLQAVVKTALEQGMSGVLSQKFHPHILPLYKTPDDRAADNRISQMIKVKPLTLESRFCLVQIFDVTSAVSRDQMLREQTIQHRERELRTRAMLSSIADAVIATDKAGRVEFINLVAEGMIGYSGDLAQGKPLDEVFRVYEECEGSGSVDPQQVYLPLQKLITTSSKGLMLKHRDGLCFPIEKSLANVRDEHGEMQGMVIVFRDVSRSRKLAAQLSWQASHDALTGLYNRIAFDSQLGRLLELASHEQTEHGLLYLDLDRFKMVNDTCGHIAGDELLRQITTVIKQSIRGNDILARLGGDEFGILLGNCPVNAAEKIANQVRLSIQDFRFAWGDKYFNLGVSIGLVSINHESEGVEQILSLADTACYAAKDAGRNQVHVYRPEESLAAQRHGEARWVTRIRSALEDDRFVLYVQPIRPTDVKADGGEHLEVLIRMLDESGGLVMPGAFIPAAERYDLMPAIDRWVVRRITALIDLHRETFFTRKTRFFINLSGSSLNGDETLDCILEQLGILDLDQSMLCFEVTETAAIANLSSAEHFIRTLQNYGCEFALDDFGSGLSSFSYLKHLPVDYLKIDGTFVKDMADDPIDYSMVEAINNIGHIMGLRTIAEFVETDEILEKLQAIGVDYAQGYGIRSPFPLDELLSGDR, from the coding sequence ATGGACGGGCAAGGTCAGGATCTGGGATACAGCGCGAACCGCCAGAACCATAGCTTGTTGGCAGATGATCAAATCCTGCCCGCCCTCTTGCTGCATGAGGTGCTCGAAGCGAGTGATATCGGCATGTTCGTCCTGGATGCCGACAGAAAAATCGTTGCCTGGAATCGCTGGCTGGAAGTGGTCTCTGGAGTCTCCTTCGCGGCTGCTGCCGGCAAAAAGATGGATCGGTTGTTCCCTGAACTTTCAGGTTCCCGGCTGCAGGCAGTGGTGAAGACTGCATTGGAACAGGGTATGTCGGGTGTGCTGTCTCAGAAGTTTCATCCACATATCCTCCCCCTCTATAAGACGCCGGATGACCGGGCTGCGGATAATCGCATCAGCCAGATGATCAAAGTGAAACCATTGACACTGGAGAGCCGTTTCTGTCTGGTGCAGATCTTCGACGTCACTTCCGCTGTTTCACGGGATCAGATGTTGCGGGAGCAGACAATCCAGCATCGTGAACGCGAACTGAGAACCCGCGCTATGCTCTCTTCCATAGCGGATGCCGTAATCGCGACGGATAAGGCGGGGCGGGTGGAATTTATCAACCTGGTTGCCGAAGGCATGATCGGTTACTCCGGTGATCTGGCACAGGGTAAGCCACTGGATGAGGTTTTTCGGGTCTACGAGGAGTGTGAGGGGAGTGGTTCGGTCGATCCGCAGCAGGTCTATCTTCCACTCCAAAAGCTGATAACCACCTCAAGCAAGGGGCTGATGCTGAAACATCGGGACGGCTTATGTTTCCCGATAGAAAAGTCGTTGGCAAACGTGCGGGATGAGCATGGCGAGATGCAGGGCATGGTTATTGTATTCAGAGATGTCAGCAGGTCGCGCAAACTCGCCGCCCAACTGAGTTGGCAGGCCAGCCATGATGCCCTGACCGGCCTCTATAATCGTATCGCTTTCGACAGCCAGTTGGGCCGCCTGTTGGAGTTGGCCAGTCATGAGCAGACGGAGCATGGCCTGCTCTATCTAGACCTTGACCGTTTCAAGATGGTCAATGATACCTGTGGGCATATTGCAGGAGATGAGTTATTGCGCCAGATCACCACGGTGATCAAACAATCGATCCGTGGCAACGACATACTTGCCCGGTTGGGTGGCGATGAGTTCGGGATTCTTTTGGGAAACTGCCCTGTTAATGCGGCAGAGAAGATTGCCAATCAGGTTCGCCTTTCGATACAGGATTTTAGATTCGCCTGGGGAGACAAGTACTTCAATTTGGGGGTCAGTATCGGGTTGGTGAGCATCAATCATGAGAGTGAGGGTGTGGAACAAATCCTGAGTCTGGCCGACACTGCCTGTTATGCCGCCAAGGATGCCGGGCGCAATCAGGTGCATGTCTATCGCCCTGAGGAAAGCCTCGCCGCCCAGCGGCATGGCGAAGCGCGGTGGGTGACAAGGATTCGCAGCGCCCTCGAGGATGATCGTTTTGTGCTCTACGTGCAGCCGATCCGTCCTACTGATGTTAAAGCAGATGGGGGAGAACACCTTGAGGTGTTGATCCGTATGCTGGATGAGTCCGGTGGTTTGGTCATGCCGGGCGCTTTTATCCCCGCCGCGGAACGCTACGATCTGATGCCCGCGATTGACCGCTGGGTTGTACGCAGGATTACTGCTCTGATCGATCTCCATCGTGAGACTTTCTTTACCCGGAAAACCCGTTTTTTTATCAATCTCTCCGGCAGTTCCCTCAATGGGGATGAGACACTGGATTGCATACTCGAGCAGCTTGGGATATTAGATCTGGATCAAAGCATGCTCTGTTTTGAGGTTACCGAAACGGCGGCGATCGCCAACCTCTCATCGGCCGAACATTTTATTCGCACCTTGCAGAATTATGGTTGCGAGTTTGCACTCGATGACTTCGGCAGTGGCCTCTCTTCATTCAGTTATCTGAAACATCTGCCGGTAGATTATCTGAAGATCGACGGCACCTTCGTCAAGGATATGGCTGATGATCCGATCGACTATTCCATGGTAGAGGCGATCAACAATATCGGTCACATCATGGGGCTGCGGACAATCGCGGAGTTTGTCGAAACCGATGAGATTCTGGAAAAGTTACAGGCAATCGGAGTCGATTATGCCCAGGGGTATGGGATCAGGAGCCCCTTTCCTTTGGATGAGTTGTTATCAGGTGACAGGTGA